One window from the genome of Treponema sp. OMZ 838 encodes:
- a CDS encoding tetratricopeptide repeat protein, translating into MVILTVLLCASGVIYAQEKADALKLYRTGRSLDSAGRTEEAKTSYTAAVDVCLAELRQNPRNMESYTVYTWSLFRLHRYRETVTVCNEALKIASDVRIIETLGEAYFYLNDYKESLRQMERYIDMAPTGERASIAYFYVGDIYRLTKRYQKADIAYSAAVHLEPSNSLWWYRLGLARELAGYKQSARDAFQRALNIRKDYKEAAEALARVQL; encoded by the coding sequence ATGGTGATCCTTACAGTGTTACTATGTGCATCGGGAGTCATCTATGCGCAAGAAAAGGCGGATGCGCTGAAGTTATACCGCACCGGACGCAGCTTAGACAGTGCGGGGCGAACAGAGGAGGCAAAAACGTCATATACGGCGGCAGTCGATGTATGCCTTGCCGAGCTCCGCCAAAACCCGCGCAATATGGAATCATACACTGTCTATACGTGGTCGCTGTTCCGTCTGCATAGATACCGTGAAACGGTAACAGTCTGCAACGAGGCGCTTAAAATCGCGTCGGATGTGCGGATTATCGAAACATTAGGAGAAGCCTACTTTTATCTCAACGATTATAAAGAGTCCCTCCGCCAAATGGAACGGTATATCGATATGGCGCCGACCGGAGAGCGGGCAAGCATTGCCTACTTTTATGTCGGCGACATTTACCGCTTAACAAAACGTTATCAAAAGGCTGATATTGCCTATTCCGCAGCAGTGCATTTGGAACCGTCGAATTCACTGTGGTGGTACCGGCTTGGTCTTGCCCGCGAACTGGCAGGATATAAACAAAGCGCACGGGATGCATTCCAACGGGCGCTTAATATACGGAAAGATTATAAAGAAGCGGCGGAAGCTCTCGCCCGCGTACAGCTGTAA
- a CDS encoding MetQ/NlpA family ABC transporter substrate-binding protein — MKKLLTLLLGAALCASLSVSCAKKESSQNILTVAASPEPHKALLELVTEDLAKENITLKVTEFTDYVTPNDAVETGEQFANFFQHVPYMDTFNKEHGYHLVSVGTVHIEPLALYSKKYGNLSEFKSGDTIAIPNDPTNEARALLLLESAHIITLREGAGLAATPQDITANPYNLQFKEIEAATLPRVLADVQGAVINGNYAIPAGLSAAKDGLLVEGKDSPYANVISVKQGNENDPRIKALIKALQSDKVRKYITEKYPNGEVVAAF, encoded by the coding sequence ATGAAAAAACTACTCACATTACTGCTTGGCGCAGCTCTTTGCGCAAGCTTATCGGTTTCCTGCGCGAAAAAAGAAAGCAGTCAAAATATTTTGACTGTTGCTGCAAGTCCGGAACCTCATAAAGCACTCTTGGAGCTTGTAACGGAGGATCTTGCAAAGGAAAATATTACGCTCAAGGTTACCGAGTTCACCGACTATGTAACCCCCAACGATGCGGTCGAAACGGGCGAACAATTCGCAAACTTCTTCCAGCACGTTCCCTATATGGATACTTTTAACAAGGAACATGGGTACCACCTAGTCAGTGTAGGAACGGTTCATATTGAACCGCTTGCGCTGTATTCAAAAAAATACGGAAACCTCTCCGAATTTAAAAGCGGCGATACCATTGCCATTCCGAATGACCCGACAAACGAAGCGCGGGCATTGTTATTGCTTGAGTCCGCACATATTATCACCTTGCGTGAGGGCGCAGGTTTAGCGGCTACTCCGCAAGACATTACCGCAAATCCTTACAACTTACAGTTTAAGGAAATTGAAGCAGCAACACTCCCGCGCGTGCTTGCAGATGTCCAAGGAGCTGTCATCAACGGAAACTATGCTATCCCGGCAGGTCTTTCCGCTGCAAAAGACGGTCTGCTTGTTGAAGGAAAAGACTCTCCCTATGCGAACGTGATTTCGGTTAAACAGGGAAATGAGAACGATCCGCGCATCAAAGCATTGATAAAAGCGCTGCAAAGCGATAAAGTACGTAAGTATATTACGGAAAAATATCCTAACGGAGAAGTTGTCGCGGCATTCTAG
- a CDS encoding fructose bisphosphate aldolase, translated as MDKQKIERMRTGKGFIAALDQSGGSTPKALAAYGVGGDAYSNEKEMFDMVHAMRTRIITSKEFDKKHILGAILFEQTMDRDIEGIPTADYLWDKRGVLPFLKVDKGLADLAEGVQMMKPMPDLEALLKRAVQKHIFGTKMRSVIKEANPAGIKKVIDQQFEIGLQIAKHGLVPIIEPEVDIHSPDKAKCEEILKTEIREHIAKLPKDVLIMLKLSIPTQADLYKEFIDHPQVVRVVALSGGYSREEANALLAKNHGMIASFSRALAEDLRAQQSQEEFDKTLAAAIKGIYDASIT; from the coding sequence ATGGACAAGCAAAAAATAGAACGGATGCGCACCGGAAAAGGATTCATCGCAGCCCTCGATCAGAGCGGCGGCAGCACGCCTAAGGCCTTAGCTGCCTACGGTGTTGGGGGCGATGCTTACTCAAATGAAAAAGAGATGTTCGATATGGTGCATGCCATGCGGACACGGATTATCACCAGTAAAGAATTCGATAAAAAACATATCCTTGGTGCTATTCTTTTTGAGCAAACAATGGATCGCGATATAGAAGGTATCCCGACGGCAGATTATCTGTGGGATAAACGCGGTGTTCTTCCGTTCTTAAAAGTTGATAAAGGACTTGCAGACTTAGCTGAAGGCGTTCAGATGATGAAGCCGATGCCCGATTTGGAAGCATTGCTGAAGCGCGCCGTACAGAAGCACATCTTCGGAACAAAAATGCGTTCGGTGATAAAGGAAGCAAATCCTGCAGGCATCAAAAAAGTTATCGACCAGCAGTTTGAAATCGGACTCCAGATCGCAAAGCACGGGCTTGTACCGATTATCGAGCCGGAAGTCGATATTCACAGCCCCGATAAAGCAAAGTGCGAAGAGATTCTGAAAACGGAAATCCGCGAGCACATTGCAAAACTGCCGAAGGATGTACTGATTATGCTCAAGCTCAGCATTCCGACGCAGGCAGACCTGTATAAAGAATTTATTGACCATCCGCAGGTTGTACGTGTCGTTGCGCTTTCGGGAGGCTACAGCAGAGAAGAGGCTAATGCCTTGCTGGCAAAGAACCACGGTATGATCGCGAGCTTCTCCCGCGCCCTTGCTGAGGATTTGCGTGCACAACAGTCGCAAGAAGAATTCGACAAAACGCTCGCGGCCGCAATTAAGGGCATCTACGACGCTTCGATTACATAA
- a CDS encoding Rpn family recombination-promoting nuclease/putative transposase, which yields MNDTMTLTLKNDYLFKLLLGSEENKACLQDFLECVLDMPTGMITDLELLDKELTKDAITDKTGILDVKLRLKDGTAIDIEIQNSWSAEFIPRTLFYWAKMYIEGFKEGESYTSLTRCIAINLISQGFKLNREMHSGYSIQEQNSYQPLTDLLEIHFLNLSAVKGAEIRQSITTKKQEKLLNWLRFIETDDKEERAMLAMTSPILQILNEKIDVLSLSPEERKLYESRMKLKSDIATISEVQFKAGAEWGLAEGKTIGLAEGEARGRSQGSRQKALETARNLLQLGLSIQNIATATGLSREEIEKL from the coding sequence ATGAACGACACAATGACCCTCACTCTTAAAAACGATTATTTATTCAAGCTCTTACTCGGCTCGGAAGAGAACAAAGCCTGCTTGCAGGACTTCCTTGAATGTGTTCTGGATATGCCGACCGGTATGATTACCGACCTCGAACTGCTGGATAAGGAACTTACCAAAGATGCGATCACCGATAAGACCGGTATTCTCGATGTTAAACTTCGATTAAAAGACGGAACAGCAATCGATATTGAAATTCAAAACTCTTGGTCTGCCGAATTTATTCCTCGAACACTGTTCTATTGGGCTAAAATGTACATTGAGGGCTTTAAAGAGGGTGAATCATACACCAGCCTTACAAGATGCATTGCCATCAATCTAATCTCACAAGGATTTAAGCTCAATAGAGAGATGCACTCTGGCTATAGCATACAGGAGCAGAATAGCTATCAGCCGCTCACTGATTTATTAGAGATACACTTTCTAAACTTATCGGCAGTAAAAGGAGCTGAGATACGGCAAAGTATCACTACCAAAAAACAGGAAAAGCTGCTAAACTGGTTACGGTTTATAGAAACGGACGACAAGGAGGAAAGAGCAATGTTAGCAATGACCTCTCCGATATTGCAAATACTAAATGAGAAAATTGATGTTTTGAGTCTAAGTCCTGAGGAGCGGAAGCTGTATGAATCGAGGATGAAGCTGAAAAGTGACATTGCAACTATTTCTGAAGTGCAATTCAAGGCAGGAGCCGAATGGGGTCTTGCGGAAGGTAAAACCATCGGTCTCGCAGAAGGAGAAGCAAGGGGACGCTCCCAAGGTTCCCGCCAAAAAGCGCTCGAAACAGCACGGAACCTTCTGCAACTCGGCTTATCTATTCAAAATATTGCAACAGCAACCGGCTTAAGCCGCGAAGAGATTGAAAAGCTGTAA
- a CDS encoding FAD:protein FMN transferase, with protein sequence MKKHCFFLLIVLLLASCKPAVRKESRTVFALGTVCNIQLFTEMPQAEAEALLQTCTQRLEELERHLSANADSSTLIDINKASGISAVNVPADIYPLFERAVFFAEKTDGAFNPVIGSVVKLWNIGFENARKPEDQDIQAALSSTGYKDVQLTGAAVFLRKAGMKLDLGAIAKGFAADELTRIVKQAGIVHAVIDIGGTISVVGTRPDGKRWNIGIRDPRVRQGQPVISAPIESRSISTSGSYERYFEQDGVRYHHIIDPATGYPVRSTMIAVSVFSNSATDADALSTACFVLGYEKAAALLAGLPDTEALFIFDDNSVRTTGDLEKNIVILNSAFQFANTNENAANK encoded by the coding sequence ATGAAAAAGCATTGTTTTTTTCTCTTGATTGTGTTGTTGCTTGCTTCTTGTAAGCCTGCCGTTAGAAAAGAAAGCCGTACTGTGTTTGCGCTTGGAACCGTGTGTAACATCCAACTATTTACGGAAATGCCGCAGGCGGAAGCCGAAGCCCTACTTCAAACCTGTACACAACGGCTTGAGGAGCTTGAACGGCATTTAAGCGCAAATGCCGACAGCTCTACGCTTATCGATATCAATAAGGCGTCCGGTATATCCGCAGTTAATGTACCGGCAGATATATACCCGCTGTTTGAACGTGCTGTGTTTTTTGCCGAAAAGACGGACGGTGCGTTCAATCCTGTTATCGGCAGCGTGGTCAAGCTCTGGAATATCGGATTCGAGAATGCGCGGAAGCCCGAAGATCAGGATATTCAGGCGGCGCTTTCCAGTACCGGCTATAAGGATGTACAGCTGACCGGCGCAGCGGTTTTTCTGAGAAAGGCTGGGATGAAGCTTGACTTAGGGGCGATTGCAAAAGGGTTTGCCGCCGATGAGCTTACCCGCATCGTGAAACAGGCTGGGATTGTGCACGCCGTCATCGATATCGGCGGTACGATTTCCGTTGTGGGAACCCGGCCGGACGGCAAGCGCTGGAATATCGGTATTCGGGATCCGCGTGTCCGGCAGGGGCAGCCGGTTATTTCCGCTCCGATTGAAAGCCGCAGTATTTCTACGTCCGGCAGCTATGAGCGGTATTTTGAGCAGGATGGCGTCCGCTATCATCACATTATCGACCCTGCAACCGGATATCCGGTGCGGAGTACTATGATTGCGGTATCTGTTTTTTCCAATTCGGCAACCGACGCGGACGCTTTGTCAACAGCGTGCTTTGTGCTCGGCTATGAGAAGGCTGCTGCACTGCTTGCTGGACTTCCCGATACGGAAGCGCTTTTTATCTTTGATGATAACAGCGTCCGTACAACAGGCGATCTTGAAAAAAATATCGTGATTTTAAATTCTGCCTTCCAGTTCGCGAATACGAATGAAAACGCTGCAAACAAATAA
- a CDS encoding TIGR03943 family protein has protein sequence MIKQYTKNTRFQDMVQTVILFGFALYFIGVVVSGSVYRYVHERHIPVLLLSAAVFFIIGILKFKQVIQESQRHTSLHTSGYSAVVFDRPVGDVRSGRAGVFGIAVFAVALVGMSAALGTVVRFSQFAYTGSLGEGTAGSSITAAPVAALPSAGDARASASSGAVLPSVAVSPTEASSATSAIAERNIPSADGGIVMDSDTFAQWLTKLYTKPDAWVGKKITATGSVWKDGELFEKDEFALARMMMTCCAADMQPVGVLAQWSDVQALTEGEWIEVIGTLSKKPYKDSFDPLIIVETVKKIEPPQREYIYP, from the coding sequence ATGATAAAACAATACACCAAAAACACCCGCTTTCAAGATATGGTGCAGACGGTAATCCTCTTCGGCTTCGCGCTGTATTTTATCGGCGTCGTTGTTTCCGGTTCGGTATACCGCTATGTGCATGAGCGGCATATACCCGTGCTGTTATTATCAGCGGCGGTATTTTTTATTATCGGCATACTCAAATTTAAACAAGTGATACAGGAATCGCAGCGGCATACCTCATTGCATACGAGTGGCTATTCTGCGGTTGTTTTTGATCGTCCTGTAGGAGACGTCCGCAGCGGACGCGCAGGTGTTTTCGGTATTGCCGTCTTTGCCGTTGCCTTGGTTGGTATGTCAGCGGCATTGGGAACAGTGGTGCGATTTTCTCAATTTGCGTATACCGGCTCGCTCGGTGAAGGGACTGCGGGTTCTTCCATTACAGCTGCGCCTGTTGCTGCATTGCCTTCCGCCGGTGATGCTCGGGCAAGCGCCTCTTCCGGTGCTGTGCTGCCTTCTGTTGCTGTGTCTCCTACGGAAGCATCTTCCGCTACTTCTGCCATTGCAGAACGGAACATACCGAGTGCAGACGGCGGTATCGTTATGGACAGCGATACGTTTGCGCAATGGCTTACCAAGCTGTATACAAAGCCCGATGCATGGGTTGGAAAGAAAATCACGGCAACCGGCTCTGTGTGGAAGGATGGGGAATTGTTCGAAAAGGATGAATTCGCCTTAGCCCGTATGATGATGACATGCTGTGCTGCCGATATGCAGCCGGTCGGTGTCCTTGCGCAGTGGAGTGATGTTCAAGCGCTTACCGAGGGCGAATGGATTGAGGTTATCGGTACGCTGTCAAAAAAGCCGTATAAGGATAGTTTTGATCCGCTTATTATTGTAGAAACGGTAAAAAAGATCGAGCCGCCGCAGCGGGAGTATATTTATCCATAG
- a CDS encoding alpha-amylase family glycosyl hydrolase, with product MQKVYADSFLQTMEFHINRNIRTKCRFSKTLFSSTGNVIIRNINDIYAFTFQYNEVVESGAFGMPVRAEQYLKAGQLNAMGLIDEIFHYMCRLYRRDVRTDFFSSGYEFVQAELAKEQLPDLDDLLLEFCTEFPPAEVYGGTMSVEDWFGNTDPVSGIENKYRAFEELILCKLANENPAFQPFYPLFTDEQLAANPAYNCFWNSLCEWSSQNEVFGPEKIDLISLLKAPVSYAPFSLKGQLEYIKMHWLDLLSEFIGRLLTSQDILSEEEKAAWQGCGSGGADAYHFEDLTQEYERFSADREWMPNVVMIAKSTLVWLDQLSKKYQRSITRLDQIPDEELNILAEAGFNALWLIGVWERSPASARIKQICGNQEAAASAYSLMDYEIAGEIGGWEALENLRRRAGARGIRLAADMVPNHTGIDSKWVIERPDLFIQTRESPFPGYSFDGENLSHDSRVGIYLENHYYSKTDCAVVFKRVDHHTGDTRYIYHGNDGTGLPWNDTAQIDFLNPEAREEVIRKILHVARNFPIIRFDAAMVLAKKHIRRLWYPEPGRGGDIASRSRFALSTEEFQKRLPEEFWREVVDRCAAEAPDTLLLAEAFWMMEGYFVRTLGMHRVYNSAFMNMLKREDNAQYRLTIKNTLEFDPQILKRYVNFMNNPDEETAVAQFGRDDKYFGVCTMLVAMPGLPMFGHGQIEGFEEKYGMEYRRAYYDEQVNTGLVERHCREIFPLMRLRRLFSGVENFLLYDFWTDGQVNENVFAWSNVHGDSRSLILYNNKYEQAAGWINMSVAYAVKEADDEKRLVQRTLAQGLQLTVTADRFVIFQEQRSKLWFIRKNSEIAEHGLFAALNGFETQVFLNIYEVTDTPDGQYQKLYEKLNGSGIADVAMGINEIKFKKLYDALAACVSKETMQDCMQLVKDCKHTETPRETESKIHSFINKLEPLAAAFLTALEETYRSEETAQFLEEKVPAAKTSVKRLLALFRARMYRLLLSASGLLVREMPLTAMTPAVTVFIHKMCGTASQLFVSFGSVFLMAVEDIAVYYKMEENIGRLFAFLHLDEKLAALVRSKGFDIDPIENKADTVKYLYYVHNARGKKAIRRTGIVNRMAQDPNVMIRLGIHEWDGIKWFNRESGELLADDMAAMLFLSAARPVKQAECMKKTAASVEKYCRFDAEFSAAIHKSGYQVDRYLKLFAGTLK from the coding sequence ATGCAAAAAGTGTATGCCGATAGCTTTCTTCAAACGATGGAATTTCATATCAACCGCAATATACGTACAAAATGCCGGTTTTCAAAAACGCTTTTTTCATCGACCGGAAATGTAATCATACGGAATATCAACGATATTTATGCGTTTACTTTTCAGTATAACGAAGTTGTCGAATCGGGTGCGTTCGGTATGCCGGTGCGCGCCGAGCAGTATTTAAAGGCGGGACAACTGAATGCGATGGGACTCATCGATGAAATATTCCATTATATGTGCCGGCTCTATCGGCGGGATGTACGTACCGATTTTTTTAGCAGCGGCTATGAATTTGTGCAAGCGGAGCTCGCAAAGGAACAGTTGCCCGACCTCGACGATTTATTACTCGAATTTTGCACGGAATTTCCTCCTGCCGAAGTGTACGGCGGAACAATGTCCGTCGAGGATTGGTTCGGCAATACCGATCCGGTATCAGGTATTGAAAATAAATACCGTGCGTTTGAAGAATTGATTCTTTGTAAACTTGCAAATGAGAATCCTGCCTTCCAACCTTTTTATCCGCTTTTTACCGATGAACAGCTCGCAGCGAATCCTGCGTATAATTGTTTTTGGAACAGCCTTTGCGAATGGTCATCCCAAAATGAGGTATTCGGTCCGGAAAAAATCGATCTGATTTCGCTGCTTAAAGCGCCTGTTTCTTATGCGCCGTTCAGTTTGAAAGGGCAGCTTGAATATATCAAAATGCACTGGCTCGATTTGCTCAGCGAGTTTATCGGCAGGCTCTTAACAAGTCAGGATATCCTTTCCGAAGAAGAAAAAGCTGCATGGCAAGGATGCGGAAGTGGCGGAGCCGACGCGTATCATTTTGAAGACCTGACCCAGGAGTATGAACGGTTCAGCGCCGACCGCGAGTGGATGCCGAACGTTGTGATGATTGCCAAAAGCACGTTGGTGTGGCTGGATCAGCTCAGCAAAAAGTATCAGCGGTCTATTACCCGCCTCGATCAAATTCCCGATGAAGAGCTTAACATCCTTGCGGAAGCGGGCTTCAACGCACTGTGGCTTATCGGCGTGTGGGAACGTTCCCCTGCAAGCGCACGGATTAAGCAGATATGCGGGAATCAGGAAGCGGCAGCGAGTGCCTACAGTTTGATGGATTATGAAATAGCCGGTGAAATCGGCGGATGGGAAGCGCTTGAAAATCTGCGCAGACGCGCCGGTGCACGCGGTATTCGGCTTGCCGCGGATATGGTGCCGAACCATACCGGTATAGATTCAAAGTGGGTTATTGAGCGGCCTGATCTTTTTATACAAACCCGCGAAAGTCCCTTTCCGGGCTATAGCTTTGACGGTGAAAATCTTTCTCACGATTCCCGTGTCGGTATTTATCTTGAAAACCATTATTATTCAAAGACGGATTGCGCCGTGGTGTTTAAGCGGGTCGATCACCATACCGGCGATACCCGATATATTTACCACGGAAATGACGGAACAGGGCTGCCGTGGAACGATACCGCGCAGATTGACTTTCTTAATCCCGAAGCCCGTGAAGAGGTTATCAGAAAGATTTTGCACGTTGCACGGAATTTTCCGATTATCCGCTTCGATGCGGCAATGGTACTGGCAAAAAAGCATATCCGGCGGCTGTGGTATCCTGAGCCGGGCAGGGGAGGGGATATCGCAAGCCGTTCCCGTTTTGCGCTTTCTACAGAGGAGTTCCAAAAGCGGCTTCCCGAAGAGTTTTGGCGTGAGGTAGTAGACCGCTGTGCAGCTGAAGCGCCCGATACGCTTCTGTTGGCAGAAGCCTTTTGGATGATGGAAGGCTATTTTGTCCGAACACTCGGTATGCACCGTGTCTATAATTCCGCATTTATGAATATGCTCAAGCGGGAAGATAATGCACAATACCGGTTGACTATCAAGAACACCCTTGAGTTCGACCCGCAAATATTAAAGCGTTATGTCAATTTTATGAATAATCCCGATGAAGAAACCGCTGTGGCGCAGTTCGGCAGGGATGATAAATACTTCGGCGTTTGTACCATGCTGGTTGCGATGCCGGGACTGCCGATGTTCGGGCACGGACAGATTGAAGGCTTTGAAGAAAAATACGGTATGGAATACCGCCGTGCTTATTACGATGAGCAGGTAAACACCGGTCTTGTTGAGCGGCATTGTAGGGAAATTTTCCCGCTGATGCGGCTTCGCCGTCTGTTCTCCGGTGTAGAGAACTTCCTGCTCTATGATTTCTGGACGGATGGACAGGTAAACGAAAATGTCTTTGCGTGGTCGAATGTTCACGGGGATTCCCGATCCCTCATTCTCTATAATAATAAATATGAACAGGCTGCCGGCTGGATCAATATGTCTGTTGCTTATGCCGTTAAGGAAGCCGATGATGAAAAACGGCTGGTACAGCGGACGCTTGCGCAAGGCTTGCAGTTGACGGTTACTGCGGATCGGTTTGTCATTTTTCAAGAACAGCGTTCAAAACTATGGTTTATCAGAAAAAACAGCGAGATTGCGGAACACGGTTTGTTTGCTGCTCTCAACGGTTTTGAAACACAGGTGTTTTTAAACATCTATGAGGTAACCGACACTCCGGACGGACAGTATCAAAAGTTGTATGAAAAACTCAACGGCAGCGGTATTGCAGATGTTGCGATGGGAATCAACGAGATCAAGTTTAAGAAGCTCTATGATGCGCTTGCTGCGTGCGTGTCAAAAGAGACAATGCAAGATTGTATGCAGCTGGTAAAGGATTGTAAGCATACTGAAACCCCGCGCGAAACGGAGTCAAAGATACATTCGTTTATCAACAAGCTTGAACCGTTAGCTGCCGCTTTTTTGACCGCTTTAGAAGAAACGTACCGCAGTGAGGAGACTGCACAATTCCTTGAAGAGAAAGTTCCGGCAGCTAAAACATCCGTAAAGCGGTTATTGGCTCTGTTCCGGGCGCGTATGTATCGGCTTCTCCTCTCGGCTTCCGGTTTGCTGGTACGGGAAATGCCGCTGACTGCGATGACACCTGCCGTAACCGTCTTTATTCATAAAATGTGCGGAACGGCTTCGCAGCTTTTCGTATCGTTCGGTTCGGTGTTCCTTATGGCTGTTGAAGATATTGCTGTCTATTACAAGATGGAAGAAAATATCGGAAGGCTCTTTGCCTTTTTGCACCTCGACGAAAAGCTTGCGGCACTGGTTCGTTCAAAGGGCTTTGATATTGATCCTATTGAAAATAAGGCCGATACGGTAAAGTATCTCTATTATGTGCATAATGCCCGCGGAAAGAAAGCTATCCGCAGAACCGGTATTGTCAACCGGATGGCGCAGGATCCTAATGTCATGATCCGGCTCGGTATTCATGAATGGGACGGCATTAAGTGGTTTAACCGTGAATCGGGAGAGTTGCTTGCCGACGATATGGCAGCGATGCTTTTTCTTTCCGCAGCACGGCCGGTTAAACAGGCTGAGTGTATGAAGAAAACTGCCGCTTCGGTAGAAAAATATTGCCGGTTTGATGCGGAATTTTCTGCAGCAATCCATAAGTCGGGATATCAAGTGGATCGGTACCTCAAGCTTTTTGCCGGTACGTTAAAATAG
- a CDS encoding phosphoenolpyruvate carboxykinase (GTP) — translation MTIDTLKHTRARQWVDEVAALCTPDSVYVCDGSTAEYDRLMKKLVDVKLATPLKKRKNSFLFRSDPSDVARVESRTFIASKKEDDAGPTNHWTDPVELKKTMSALYKGCMKGRTLYVIPFSMGPVGSDIAKIGIEITDSEYVVCNMHIMTRVGTKVLDALGTDGAFVPCLHSVGKPLEAGKTDDGVWPCAPLEHKYISHFPEERLVWSYGSGYGGNALLGKKCFALRIASVLARDEGWLAEHMLILKITNPEGKSKYITGAFPSACGKTNLAMLIPTIPGWKVETVGDDIAWMKFGEDGRLYAINPESGFFGVAPGTSDQSNKNAMESIKENTIFTNCALTEDGDIWWEQIGHPAKGKLVDWKGNTRDALPTDKSPKGDEFAHPNARFTAPAKQCPAIANEWEDPKGVPISAFLFGGRRPSTIPLVHQSRDWNHGVFLGSIVGSEITAAALDLKVGSIRRDPFAMLPFCGYNMGDYFQHWINIGKKSTADKLPKIFYVNWFRKDADGNFIWPGYGENSRVLAWIFDRCNGKDNAVETAIGWMPKDGAINTEGLNVSKEQMKEILSVDAEGWKKEIADIRENHYPKFGSKLPKELTEALNTLEKRLG, via the coding sequence ATGACGATAGATACGCTCAAACATACAAGAGCTCGTCAATGGGTTGATGAGGTAGCGGCGCTGTGTACACCGGATAGCGTATATGTGTGTGACGGTTCGACGGCAGAATATGACCGGCTGATGAAAAAATTGGTTGATGTAAAACTGGCGACTCCCTTAAAAAAGCGGAAGAACAGCTTTTTGTTCCGTTCCGATCCTTCCGATGTCGCTCGTGTAGAAAGCAGAACCTTTATCGCGTCAAAAAAAGAAGATGATGCCGGCCCTACAAACCACTGGACGGATCCCGTTGAACTCAAAAAAACAATGAGTGCGCTGTACAAGGGCTGCATGAAAGGGCGTACCCTCTATGTTATTCCCTTTTCGATGGGACCCGTTGGTTCCGATATTGCAAAAATCGGTATCGAAATTACCGACTCCGAGTACGTTGTCTGCAATATGCACATTATGACACGGGTCGGCACAAAGGTGCTCGATGCGCTCGGTACCGATGGTGCATTTGTTCCCTGTCTGCACTCGGTCGGGAAGCCGCTTGAAGCAGGCAAAACCGATGACGGCGTGTGGCCGTGCGCTCCGCTGGAACATAAATATATTTCTCACTTTCCGGAAGAGCGGCTGGTATGGTCTTACGGCTCAGGTTACGGCGGAAACGCCTTGTTGGGTAAAAAGTGCTTTGCGCTGCGTATCGCTTCCGTACTTGCGCGGGACGAAGGCTGGCTGGCCGAGCACATGCTCATCTTAAAAATTACCAATCCTGAAGGAAAATCAAAGTATATTACCGGAGCCTTCCCCTCAGCTTGCGGTAAGACAAATCTTGCGATGCTTATTCCCACGATTCCCGGCTGGAAAGTTGAAACCGTTGGAGACGATATCGCATGGATGAAGTTCGGTGAGGACGGTCGCTTGTATGCCATTAACCCCGAATCGGGCTTCTTCGGTGTAGCGCCGGGAACTTCCGACCAATCGAATAAAAACGCAATGGAATCGATAAAAGAAAACACCATCTTTACCAACTGTGCCTTAACGGAAGATGGGGATATATGGTGGGAACAGATCGGTCATCCTGCAAAGGGTAAGCTGGTAGACTGGAAGGGTAATACCCGCGATGCGCTGCCGACGGATAAAAGCCCGAAAGGCGATGAATTTGCACATCCGAACGCCCGCTTTACCGCGCCTGCTAAGCAGTGTCCGGCGATTGCAAACGAATGGGAAGACCCCAAAGGCGTACCGATTTCCGCGTTCTTGTTCGGCGGCCGCCGTCCGAGCACTATCCCGCTGGTACACCAATCCCGCGATTGGAACCACGGCGTATTCCTCGGCTCGATTGTCGGCTCGGAGATTACCGCCGCAGCGCTCGACTTAAAAGTCGGCAGCATCCGCCGAGACCCGTTTGCGATGCTCCCCTTCTGCGGGTACAACATGGGCGACTACTTTCAGCATTGGATTAACATCGGTAAAAAATCGACGGCGGACAAGCTGCCCAAGATTTTCTACGTCAACTGGTTCCGCAAGGATGCGGACGGTAACTTTATCTGGCCCGGCTACGGAGAAAACAGCCGTGTACTCGCATGGATATTCGACCGCTGCAACGGCAAAGACAATGCTGTAGAAACCGCTATCGGCTGGATGCCTAAAGACGGGGCTATCAATACCGAAGGACTCAACGTGTCGAAGGAACAAATGAAAGAAATTCTTTCGGTAGACGCTGAAGGCTGGAAGAAGGAGATTGCGGATATCCGCGAAAATCACTATCCAAAATTCGGTAGTAAACTACCCAAAGAGCTTACCGAAGCCTTAAACACGCTGGAAAAACGGCTCGGTTAA